Genomic window (Roseofilum reptotaenium CS-1145):
GAGATGAAAATTCTGTTAGTTGATGATGAAGTTGCCTTAACCGAGTCCCTCAGTCAAGTCCTTAGGCGAGAAGGATATGAAGTCGATATTGCCACGAATGGAGAGCAGGGAGAACAGTTAGCGACCACTGGAGACTATAATTTGCTCATTCTCGATTGGATGTTACCCCATCGATCGGGGTTAGAGATTTGCCGATCGCTGCGAAATGGCAAATTGGCTACCCCAGTTCTATTTCTCACCGCGAAAGATACCTTAGACGATCGCGTGATGGGACTCGATAGTGGGGCAGATGATTATATGATTAAGCCCTTTGAGTTGCGGGAATTCTTGGCTAGGGTACGGGCATTATTGCGCCGTTTTTCGACTCCTCACCCTTCAGTATTGCAGGTGGAAGACTTACGATTAGATCTCGATAATCAAATGGGCGATCGCCAGGGACGCTTAATCCCATTATCCCAAAAAGAATGTCATCTGCTCGCCTATTTTATGCAACATCCCGGTCAACTCCTCACCCATAACCAAATTTATCGAGCTACCTGGAGCACCGAGGAATCACCTAATAGTAATGTTTTAGCTGCTCAAGTGCGTTTGCTACGCCGAAAAATCGAGTTACCTGGAGAATCCCCCTTAATTCATACCGTTTATGGCAAAGGCTATCGGTTTGGCAGCCTAGCCGATTAAAATAGAGCAAATGTATTCTTAATATAGAGCATAGACTATATACAGACTATCGCTTCACCGCTAAAATCCCTAATGCGAAGTTGACTTGAGTGCATCGTTATCTCTGTTCCCCTTGCTTGAACGCAGTACAATGTTAAAGAGAATTCGTTTCTTAAAAAGAATAAATTTACAAACCAGGCTGTTTTTAGCTTTTCTAACCCCCACCTCGATCACTTTGCTCACTATCATACTTGGAGTACTAGCAGTCAATCGATTAAATAGCTATAGTTAGCAATTAAGTGAAAATAATTTGCCCAGTATTGATGGCTTGTGGAAAATTAACGAAGGTCAGACGCAAATTGCTTCTGCGGAAAACACATTACTACAACACCCTTTGACCTCTGCGAATCGAGAGCTAGCCTTAAGCAACATTCAAAACGCTTGGACTCAGATTAACGAAGGATTTGAGCAAGGACTCAATACCCCAATCAACAATCCGGAGGAAAAGCAATTAGACACTCAGTTTCGACAAAACTGGGATGCCTGGAAGCGTGCCCATGAGAGTTATCTCGATCGTGAACGACAGTTTTATCAACTCGGTATCCCCAACCCTGAGCAAAAACGCCTCAAACTGCTTCTAGAAAGACAAAACAATTCACCTGAAATGGAACGGGTGAACGAAGCGATCGCAGCTCGTAGCGAAATGTTAGAAGCGAACCGCCAGAAACAACCGTTATTCAGGCAAGCAACGACCTCTTTGCTGGCATTGTTACAGAATAATCAAGAGTTTGCGACTCAAATTCAGCAGGGTTCCATCCGCACAACTCAACAAGTTCAGTCCATTGCGATCTTTGTATTAGCCACTATGCCGCTGCTAGTCAGCGTGTTAGCGTGGATGTTAAGCCGGAGAATTTCCCAGCCGATTGATCGACAGTTTAACACCTTAATCAAGGATTTGGAACTTGCCCGTGACACGCTAGAAGAAAAGGTGAAAGAACGTACCCAAGAATTACAGGAATCCCTACATCGTCTCACCCAAACCCAATCGCAACTGGTTCAAGCTGAAAAAATGTCAAGTTTGGGGCTATTAGTTGCAGGAGTCGCGCACGAAATTAACAATCCAGTGAGTTTCATTTACAGCAATCTCACACATCTACAAGAGTACACTCACAATTTGCTCGACATGATGCAACTTTACCAAAAGTATTATCCCAATCCGTCGGCTGAAATTCAAGCTGAAGCTCAAGAAATCGATCTCGAATTTGTCCAGGAAGATTTACCTAAAATACTAGACTCGATGCAACTTGGAACCGATCGCATTCAGAAAATTGTGCTGTCGCTACGGAATTTCTCGCGTTTAGATGAAGCTCAGTTTAAGGCTGTAGATATTCATGAAGGTATCGACAGTACTCTACTAATTTTGCAATATCGTATCAAAGCGAACTCTGAGCGTCCTCAAATTGAAATTGTAAAAGAATATGGCCAATTACCATTGGTCGAGTGCTATCCTGGACAGCTTAATCAGGTAGTGATGAACATTCTGGCGAATGCGATCGATGCCCTAGAAGAATCAAACGTTGAGCGAACTTTTGAAGACATTCAGGAAGACTCCAACCAGATCGTAATTTGTACTTCACCGATCAATGAAGACTGGGTACAAATCGCGATCACTGATAACGGATCGGGAATGTCTGAACAAGTTAAACAGGAGATTTTCAATCCCTTCTTCACCACCAAACCGATTGGAAAAGGAACAGGGATGGGAATGTCGATCAGCTACCAAATTATCACCGAAAAACATAAGGGTAAGTTAGAGTGCCTTTCAACGGTTGGTCAAGGAACAAAATTCGTCATTCAACTTCCAATTCAACAGTAATTCTGGAAAGTACGATAACTAGGACATTGCAGTCTATTGCAGTGACAGAGTTTAAGTAGTGCATTAGAAAATCATTATAATTCTTAGAATTAAAGTCAAAGTCATGAAAACCATAAAAGTGGATCGAGTAAGTTCTGTAGAAGAGGTTAAAAAACTTCAAGGTTTAGGGGTCAATGCCATTGGTGTATCACTTTCAGTTGACCGTGTTTTTAGAGATAATCGTATCTTATCAAAAAAAGAAGCTTTACTGATTAAGAAAAAAATAGAAAAAGACACAGTATTTGTGGGGTATTTGTCAGGAGAAAACTACCAAAAAACAATAGAATTGGCAGTGAATATCGGCTTTGATTATATTCAACTATCTTCAAGTCAAATTTTACCAGATGAGGTGTATGAAGAATTAAAAGCTCAAAAAATTGGCCTGATTTATTGTAGCTTAGAATGTTCTTACGATAGCGATCCTTCCTGGATACTTGGAGATTTACATAATGTTAAGTTTGACTTTGCTCAAATCGATCTATTACCTGATGTAATAGATTCATGGAAATTTCTAAAAGAAAAATGCCCTGATTTTCCTGATGAACTTCAAGTTTCTGATATCAATGCGATCGCTGCCAACAAACCCTTACTTATTACCACTGATTTGTCAGCACAAAATACAGGAGAGATATTTGATTCACTGAGTAATATTAAAGGGGTCGCTTTTGTTCTAGGCGAAAATCCAACTAGAAATGATTTTCATTATTTTAGCTATTATGAAGTCATTGAAATACTTGAACCGATTACCTTTCAGGGTTTGTCATGCTGAAAACTGTCCACTTTAAGATGATTCATGAATCAATATGATTCTTAATGGGCAAGCAGATAGTAAATGTGGTTTTTTGTTGGGGAATAGAGTGGCATTCAAGGAGTCCATCATGGCGTTGGATAATTTGGTGGGCGATCGCCAATCCTAATCCTGTGCCTTTTCCCGCTGGTTTAGTGGTGAATTGATAGTCAAAAATTTGACTTTGTATGTCTTCAGGGATGCCTAACCCGTTATCGGTAACCCGAATTTGGATGAGGGAGCGATCGCTGATAAATTCGGTTGCAATGGTAATGCTATAGGATTCCTCTGAAGAATGCCCCCCATTTTTCTCACACCGCTCATCTAAAGCATCAATACTGTTGGCTAACAGATTCATAAATACTTGATTGAGTTGTTCGGGATAACAGAGAATTTGAGGTAACTCTTGATATTCTTTTCTGATTTCAATGGCTCCTCGATTCCCATTGCTTTTGAGGCGGTGTTTGAGGATGAGTAGGGTACTTTCGAGTCCATCGTGAAGATCGGATTCTACTGGCTGATCATTATTTTTTCGGGAAAACTTGCGTAAGGAAACACTAAGTTGTTGGATGCGATCGCTACCTATCTTAATTGAATCGAGAATATTGGGTAAGTCTTCTAATACATACTCTAAATCAATGGTCTCCGAGTGATCGATAATTGCCTCTGTAGGTTGGGGATATTCCCGCTTATAGAGTTGTAAATGGTCCATTAAACTCTGTACCCCTTCTTGGGCAAATGCCAGATTATTCGTAATAAATCCCAAGGGATTATTAATTTCATGGGCAATTCCGGCAATGAGTTGGCCCAAGGTTGCCATTTTTTCACTTTGAACCAACTGAAGTTGAGTATGCTGCAAACTTTCAAAAGCCCCCAATAAAGCCGCCGTTCGAGCTTCCACTTTTTGTTCTAATTTAAAGGTTAATTCTCGAATGGTTAATTGACTTCTAACGCGTGCTAATACTTCTTCACACTGAAATGGTTTACTAATATAATCTACTCCCCCGACTTGAAAGGCCTTTACCTTATCAATCACATCATCTAAAGCGCTAATAAAAACCACTGGAATTTCCGCAGTCTCTGGATTAAGTTTTAAGCGTTCGCAAACCGTATACCCATCTAAATCGGGCATTTTAATATCGAGAATGACTAAATCGGGAGGATCGGCCTGGCAAGAATTTAAGGCCATTTCTCCATTGAGAGCTTTACGCACTTTATACCCTTGTTCGGCTAACATCGTAGAGAGTAAGCGAATATTATCCGGGGTATCATCGACAATTAAAAGGTTTTTTGAATCTGTATTATTGTTCACTATAAGAATTGGGTATAACAGGACAACTGTTGACAGTTTTTAGACGGTTAAATCGTTATCGAAATACGGAATTCCTGCCTTGTTGTTTGGCATGATAGAGCGCTTTATCCGCACTGGAAATCAAATCTTCTGGAGATAAATCGGAATCTGGAAACCGACAAGCCACTCCCAAACTAACCGTAACATATGAACTCACGATCGATTGACTATGGGGAATTTTGAGGGCTTTAACTTGCATACGAATGAGTTCAGCCACTTGTAAGGCATAATCTGACGAGGCATTGGGTAAAATAACAGCAAATTCTTCTCCCCCATATCGGGCAACTAAAGAGCCAGAATAGGTGACGACTTGCTTCATCGCTTGAGCCACCTTTTGTAGACATTGATCGCCCTTCAGATGGCCATAGGTATCATTATAAAGTTTAAAATAATCGACATCAGCCAAAATCAACGATAGGGCTTGGGGATATCCTCCGGTATAGGAAGGCAGAGAAAATAACCGTTTCCATTCTTGTTTGAGATAATCATTAAAATGGCGACGATTACTGAGTTGGGTGAGTTCATCTACGGTCACAAGCCGTTCTAAGTTCTGTTGCGTTTGTTGTCGTTGGTTGACCTCTTCTTTGAGTTGTTCAAGTTCTTCTTTGAGTTTATTCTGTTGATAACAGAGGCTAAGTTGATGCTCTACCCTAGCTAAGACTTCTTCAACTTGGAAGGGTTTAGTAATGTAGTCTAGTCCGCCAGATTTGAAGGCCTGCAATTTATGGTTGGCTTCATCTAAGGCGCTCAAGAAAATAATGGGAATTTGGGCAGTCATGGGCGAAGATTTGAGGGCATCACAAACTTGATAGCCATTCATGCCAGGCATATTAATATCAAGTAAGATTAAATCCGGGGGCTGGGCGGTGCAAGAGGCGATCGCCATTTCTCCATTGAGGGCTTTTCGTACTTTATACCCCTGCTGGGTCAGCATTTTGGAGAGCAAACGTAAATTATCGGGCAGATCGTCCACAATTAAGATATTGCGCCCCATGAGTTCCAGTTCTGCGATCATGGTCTTACCTTTTCAATTAACGACACCACACAGTCAAAGCGAAAATTATGGGCCCATTCTGATAATTGCTGGGATAGAGGACTTAAGGATTGGGGAATTTGGTCAATGAGTAAGACCATTTCATCATCAAATCCTTTAATAGCAGTTTGATAGAGTTCTTCGATCCACTCTGGTGTCATTTCTGCGAGATAGTCTTCTAAAGGACGCGCTAGAGGTTGATCGGCTTCTGAGGGGGAATTTTCATTCTCTTGATAAAGATACTCAATTCCTAGATGTTGGGCAATTTTTTCTAAGAGAATGTTTTCTCGGAAGGGTTTACGCAAGAATTCATCACATCCAGCACTGAGGACTAAATTGCGTTCTTCTTCAAAGGCGCTGGCTGTGAGGGCAAAAATGAGGGTACTGCGACCTTTGGAGGTACTTTTAATTTGTCGGGTGGCTTCGTAACCGTCCATGACCGGCATTTGCATATCCATGAGAATTAAATGGGGATACCATCGTTTCCAGATGGAAATCGCCTCTTGGCCATTAGATGCTACCTCCACCTCAAAGCCTAAATTGCCCAACATTTGCAGCAGGAGCATCCGACTTTCTTGGCGATCATCTACAGCTAAAATCCGTTTAGTGGGTTGCCCAGGAGCTAATCCCTTCACCTTACGAGTGGGAACAGAGAACTCAATCTCACTTGAATCTATTAATTTGACTTGGATAGAAAAGGAAAAGGTCGATCCGCAATCCACTTGGGAAGTCACGGTCAAATCTCCCCCCATCAACTGTACAAACTGACGACTAATGGGCAGTCCCAATCCAGTCCCCTGTTGAGATTTACGCCCGGTTTCCGTTTGCCCAAAGGGTTCAAACAGTTGATGCAACTCTTCTGGGGCAATTCCTGGGCCTGTATCTTCGACTCGAAACTCAATTGTCGTCTCTTCCTGATGTCCTGCTGTTGATTGTCCATTGACCCGAAGGGCAACCCCCCCATCTTGGGTAAATTTAATCGCGTTCCCCAATAAATTAATTAAAACTTGGCGCAATTTTCCTTCATCTGCACCAATAAATTGGGGTACATACGAGTCCCGTTCAAAGAGGAGGTGCAAGCCTTTTGACGTGGCTTTAAGCTGAAGCATTTCTTCAATACTTTTGAGCAGGCGATAGAGATCGAAGTTACTGGGATTGAGGGTCACTCGACCTGCTTCTATTTTGGACATTTCCAAAATATCATTAATCAACTCTAGAAGATGTTCTCCCGATCGCCCAATAATCTCTAAATTTTCTTGGTGTTCCTGCTTGAGCGAGCCATCTCGACTCATGATTTGGGTAAAGCCAAGAATGGCATTTAAGGGGGTGCGCAGTTCATGGCTCATGTTAGCCAAAAATTCACTTTTGGCTTTATTCGCCTGTTCTGCTGTTTCTTTGGATTTGGCTAGGGCTTCTTCTGCTTGTTTGCGTTGGGTAATATCATTGGTGACCGACAGTAAACAATCTTCTCCCCTGAGTTTAATGATATCGGCAGAAAGTAAGGTAATGCGACGCTCTCCGGATTTGGTACAAAATTCAAATTCATAATCACGGATAAAGCCCTGACTCACTAGGGTTTCAAAGAGGTTGACTCTCTGTTCCATTTTTGTCCAGAGTTGCAATTCTACGGCGGTGCGCCCTATGACTTCTTCGTTGGTATATCCGGTGGTTCTTAGAAAGGCATCATTGACTTCTAGATGTCGCCCATCTTTCATGGAGGTGATGGTAATGGGGTGTGGAGTACACTGAAAGACAATGGAAAATTTATCTTCGGATGCTCGCTTATCGGTTTCGGCGAGGGTGCGATCGCTAATTTCTTGCTCTAGTTGCTTCGTTTTGGTTGCCAGCTCTTGAGTTCTGGATTTAACTTGAGCCTCTAAAGTTTGATTTAAATGTTTGAGTTGGGTCGATAAAACGGTGAGTTCTTGGCGTTTTTTTTCTAAGTTTTGAATTTCTTGATAGGAGCGTAGGCTTTTTAATAAACAGATGCCCAACGTTTGTTGATTGAGTTGATCTTTATGCTGATAATCATTAATATCATAATTGAGCCATATGGAAAACTCTAAGGCTTGATCCGGCTCTGTTGCACAGACGATAAGGCGATGGCATGAATTGGGACAATCTTCTCTAATCCACTGAACCAGTTCTAACCCACCCCTGGGTTTTTCTAGATCTAGATCGATAAAGACAATGCTCAAATCTGGGTGGACTTCTAGATAACTTTGCGCTTTTTTTCTAGTCTTTATCCATTCGATTTGTAAGGGTTTTCCTTGAAATACAAAGTCCTGAAATTTCTCCGTCAAAGTCTGATAAATCTGTGGATCTCGATCGATCGCTAAAATCGACCAACAGGCAGTTGATGACTGATTGGATGCACCCCGGTTATGGTTTTTCGATGGCAAGAGTTCAGCGGTTTTTTCCGATGATCCTCTCTGTTTTTTCTTCATAGTTGATACCAAAACCGTAAGTTACTGGCTACGTGTTATCGCAGTGCGTGAGTCTAATGAGGACGGACAAGGAGCTGAGATTAAGTTGTTCTCTGCTGATTTTCAGTTATTTATTATACCATTTTATGATATCTTGCACTAATATATACTTGACAGACAAGGGTCTTAAGCCTCTTGTGAAAGTGCAACCTCATAGAGTGATGGCATGACTTGGCTATAATAATCTACTCATTATAATCAACTTCTGTCGGATCTCAAATTGGCTTAAAAACTTGTTATATCTAAACCGTGTAATATTCAGCGTATTAAGGGGTTTTGTTTCTCGTATCTTCAACTAAATTGGATTCAAGGCTAAACAGGCGCTGCCATAGGCGGCTAAAGGACTAATGGGGGTGAGAAAGGGAACCGATAAATAGGTTTGCCGTAACTGTGACCACGTATCACTTTTTGCACCTCCTCCAGCCGTATACAAGCGTTTGAGAGGGGTAGCGCCCAGTTCGGAGAGTCGTTGATATCCGAGAGCTTCAATACGGGCGATCGCTTGTAGGAGTCCATGGAGAAACTCAACGGGGTTATCTGGACGGGGATCGAGACGGGGGAGGAGGTTCGGATCGTTGATTGGAAAGCGATCGCCTTTTCCGAGTAAGGGATAATAATCTAGGGGACTTTCCTGATGAGGGTTAATTTGACGGGAGAAGGTATCTAATTCTACGTCAGTAAAAAAATGCCGCAGCACTGCCCCCCCAGTATTAGAAGCGCCTCCTACTAAATAGCGATCACCAAACCGATGACTATAAATTCCATAACGGCTATCATTAACCGGGATTTCACTGAGCAATTTTAACACTAAGGTGGAGCCAAGAGAGGTCACCGCATCACCGGAAAAGGATGCACCACTGGCAATAAAGGCGGCAATACTATCAGTGGTTCCAGCACAAATGAGACAATCGGAGGGGAGGGAAAAGGATTGGGCAATGTCTGGTAGGATAGGGGCGATCGCTTCTCCCGGGGTATAAATTTTTGGTAACTTTAGAGTTGTAGGGATTTGGGGAAACCAATCGGGATAGCACAAATTATGGACATCATAGCCCAATTTAAGGGCATTATGATAATCACTGATCCCGAGTCTTCCGTGGAGCAAAGAGGCTAACCAGTCGGCTTGATGGAGGACATAGATTGGGCGATCGCCGAATGAAAGGTTTTCTAATCCCCAAAACAGCTTCGCCAAGCTCGATGTGGCACTCAAAACCAGATGATCCGCAGGCGCAAAGCGTTGTAACTGAGGAATGACCGCTTTTCCCCGGTCGTCATTGTACATTAGTGGGGGTGCGATCGCCTCGCCCTCGCGATCGCAAAATAGGACGGTTGCCGAAGTGCCATTGATTAAAATTCGCGTAATCTGTTGGCGACACTCTAGTGGCAGTTGCTCCAATAACGAAAACAGGCTAGTTTTCCAGACTTGGGGATGCTGGAGATCGTAAGTGCAGGTTGCCTGAGCAAGGATCGCCCGATCTGGGTTAATGGCGATCGCCCTAGCTCCCGATGTGCCAAAATCGATTCCTAACGCTAACCCCATATACAGTAATAAATTTATTACGGATACCCTATCATAACCCGTTCAAGCCGATTTACACAGTCAATCTTTAATCCATCAACAGTTAGTAGAAGATATTACTCTTTTAGCTTGGTTTTTGGGTAAAACTTCATTCTCAAACTCAGGATATTGGGAATCCAGAGTATAAGCAATTTTGCGAATTAAAGGAAAAGCAACTTTCCCTAACTTCAACTGTCTAAAAACAGCTTGTGGATCGGATAAGTGAGTTGTGGGTAATTCTTGCCCCAATTTTTTGAAGACTAAGCCCAGGGGAATTTTAAGTTCTTCTTGTAGTTGTAAACATTGTACTAAAAATTGACTGTAAGAGCCAATAATTGAACCGACTCCGCCTCGCGCTTGCCCCCAACCAATATAGTAAATCCCTTTATAATCGTCTAAAAAAGTACCAGCATAACATTGAACGATCGCCCCTTTTATCCGTTGCAGTTCATCAGGCAAAAAGGGATAGGCAAGATGATACCCTGTAGCGCAAACAATCAAATCAATATTAGCCGAACTACCATCGACAAACTCTACGGTAGAGTCATGCCAGGAGTCAATGCCAGGCTTGGGCGTGATTTTTCCTTGTTTAATATAATAAGGAACTTCATTATTGATAGTAGGATGCTTGGCAAATAAGCGATGGTTTGGTTTGGGTAAACCATAGCGTTTATGGGGGCCAAAAGTGAGCTGAATAATCGTCTGAGCCATAGATCGTTGTACCCATTCGGGCATCCACCATTGAACCAGATTAACGACTGGAACACCGACAAAAGTTTTGGGAATAAACCAAACAGACTCCCGCAAGCTAAGAAACGATTTTGTCGCGACTCGTGCCGCTTCAGCAGCAATATCACAACCCGAGTTACCTCCACCAATAACAAGGACTCGTTTACCCCGTAGTTGCTCCGGATGTTTGTAATCTTTAGAATGAATAATTTCACCCTTGAATTCACCCTGAAATTCTGGAAAGCGCTTGCACCAATGATGACCATTGCAGATTAAAATTCCCTTATAAATTCTTTCTTCTCCGTTTGCAAAAATGACGTGCCAGAGATTATTCTTGGTGGGATTAACGGCGATGACTGTGCGATTGAGTTCGATATTTTCCCGTAATCGATAATGGTTGGCAAAATCACGCAGATAGGCTAACATTTGAGCCGCACTTGGAAAGTCGGGATAGTCATCTGGCATAGGAAACTGAGGGAATTGGGTAACCTTTCGAGAGGAGATAATATGGGCGGTTTCATACACGCCGTGATACCAATTGCCCCCAATATCATCGCTGGCATCAACTTGATCGTAGGGAATTTGGGCAGATTTCAGAGCCTCGGCAATACCGAGTCCGATAAAACCTGCCCCAAGGATGATATATTTTTCACAGGTTTGGGACATGATAATGAGAATGGATGGACGATCGCAAACTTAGAGGATTATAGACTAAGTCAAAGAGTTTTGGCGATCAAAGTCCCTTCACCAAAACTGATTCTAAGCATCGTCCAATCTTAGGGCACTTTGCCCTGTAACCGCGCTAATTTTTAGTAGCTGTTCACTGGCGTTGCGAATAGAGTCTATAGTACCTGGGTTAATTAAACCGTAGTAGTCAAAGACATAAACTTGTTGGGTTTTAACTGCTTTAAGTTGTGACCAAAATCCATTGGATTCTAACTCTTTTAATGGAGATTGATTGGCAAATTGAATGACAATTAATACATCCGGATCAATTTGTAATATTTTTTCTGGAGAGAGGGTAATATAGCCACTAATGGGGGCATTGCCTTGTAAGTCAGCAGTGACATTTTCAAGGTTCAACTGACTTAAAAAATCACCTGACCAACTATTCTTATTCGGCGATAGAATGGGTTGGGTACTGGCCAGAATTAAAGTGCTTGGCCCAGGGGGGTTGGAAGAAGGAATAAAAGCTTGATATTGGTTTAACAGGGGTTGGGGGTCAGCATCAATAGCAGAGGCGATCGCTTCCGTCAAGGCTTCTAAGCTTTCCCAACTCTCCAAAGAGACTAAATACGTCTCAATATTCAGCTCCGTAAGCCTGGCCGCAATTTGATCGTGAAACCCAGTTGCACCAATGACTAAATCGGGTTTCAGAGCAATAATTTTCTCTAAACTTGGTGCAGTTTGTCCTTGACTGACAGGGGGGATGTCCGCGAACCGGGGGTCTTTCTCTAGTAGGGAACTTCCAGGAATCCCCACTAATTTAGAAGCGTCTAACCGTTGTAAAATATCCGCCGAAAGAGTGGTTAATGCCACTACTCGCTCTATGCTTTCGGTTGGGATCTCTTCTGGAGAACTAAGGGGTGTCTCTGGAAGGGGAGAAACCTGGGGTTGAGTACAGGCAAAGAGACTCAAACTCAGCAGGATAGCTAAACCCACTCCGATCCACCGAGCCTCATTTTGCCTGTTCCTCAACATAATCATCACTCCTACATCTGAGATTGGATATAGTTTGCTTCCCCAATCATCTCCATCAATCTTAATTGTTGTTCTAACCAATAGGCATGATCTTCTTCCGTATCCGTTAGAATCACTTCTAAGATTTCGCGAGTTTGATAATCTTGCTCGGTTTCGCAAACGGCGATCGCTTCTTTCAAGTCGGAAACTACCTTGTACTCTAACTCTAAGTCACTGGCGAGCATTTCCTTCACTGTTGAGCCAATATTGAGGCCCTCCTGTTGCGATAAATCTGGACGTGCTTCTAAAAACAACAATCGCTTAATAATTGCATCCGCATGTTGGGTTTCTTCTTGCATTTCATGATCGATGCGCTCATAGAGCTTGTTCAATCCCCAATCTCCATACATGCGAGAATGGGTAAAATACTGATCCCGTGCAGCGAGTTCACTTCTGAGCAGTTTGTGCAGTTGGTCAATAACTCGATCTGTCCCTTTCATTGTTTTCGTCTCACTTTAAATCTGGATGGTTACTCGGATAATTGTTGTGATTACATCATCGATTGCAGATAATTTTCTAACCCTGCACTTTCGATTAGCCATTGTTGGGATTCAAGCCAATCAATCGACTCTTCTATGTCCTCTAGAATCTCTTCTAGCATGTCCCGACTAACATAGTCTTGAACCGATTCACACAGTTGAATTGCCTGTTGCAGATCTGACCGTATGTCTTGATACATTCTCAAGTCGTTTTGCAACAGTTCCGGTACTGTTTCACCAATGAGCAATTTACCTAAATCTTGTAAATTGGGCAAACCTTCCAGAAATAAAGTTCGCTCAATCAGCTTATCGGCATGTTTCATCGCTGCAATCGATGCCTTATACACTTTATCGTTAAGCTGATGAAGTCCCCAGTTTTTGCAGATTCTGGCATGGAGAAAAAACTGGTTAATTGCCGTCAATTGAAGTTTGAGGGCAGCATTTAATTGGGTGTGGACATTGGTATTGCCCTGCATTGGTGTTCTCCTAACTGAATTGATTGCTCTTTGATCAAGAACAGGTATGGATTTCGAGTTGTCTTCGCCGATCCTACTTGACTTCCTAGGGGCTGTCAATGCATAATGGAAGGGGTTAGTTGAGAATACTTTTCATTAACTTAGGATTA
Coding sequences:
- a CDS encoding hybrid sensor histidine kinase/response regulator, with the protein product MKKKQRGSSEKTAELLPSKNHNRGASNQSSTACWSILAIDRDPQIYQTLTEKFQDFVFQGKPLQIEWIKTRKKAQSYLEVHPDLSIVFIDLDLEKPRGGLELVQWIREDCPNSCHRLIVCATEPDQALEFSIWLNYDINDYQHKDQLNQQTLGICLLKSLRSYQEIQNLEKKRQELTVLSTQLKHLNQTLEAQVKSRTQELATKTKQLEQEISDRTLAETDKRASEDKFSIVFQCTPHPITITSMKDGRHLEVNDAFLRTTGYTNEEVIGRTAVELQLWTKMEQRVNLFETLVSQGFIRDYEFEFCTKSGERRITLLSADIIKLRGEDCLLSVTNDITQRKQAEEALAKSKETAEQANKAKSEFLANMSHELRTPLNAILGFTQIMSRDGSLKQEHQENLEIIGRSGEHLLELINDILEMSKIEAGRVTLNPSNFDLYRLLKSIEEMLQLKATSKGLHLLFERDSYVPQFIGADEGKLRQVLINLLGNAIKFTQDGGVALRVNGQSTAGHQEETTIEFRVEDTGPGIAPEELHQLFEPFGQTETGRKSQQGTGLGLPISRQFVQLMGGDLTVTSQVDCGSTFSFSIQVKLIDSSEIEFSVPTRKVKGLAPGQPTKRILAVDDRQESRMLLLQMLGNLGFEVEVASNGQEAISIWKRWYPHLILMDMQMPVMDGYEATRQIKSTSKGRSTLIFALTASAFEEERNLVLSAGCDEFLRKPFRENILLEKIAQHLGIEYLYQENENSPSEADQPLARPLEDYLAEMTPEWIEELYQTAIKGFDDEMVLLIDQIPQSLSPLSQQLSEWAHNFRFDCVVSLIEKVRP
- the rppA gene encoding two-component system response regulator RppA gives rise to the protein MKILLVDDEVALTESLSQVLRREGYEVDIATNGEQGEQLATTGDYNLLILDWMLPHRSGLEICRSLRNGKLATPVLFLTAKDTLDDRVMGLDSGADDYMIKPFELREFLARVRALLRRFSTPHPSVLQVEDLRLDLDNQMGDRQGRLIPLSQKECHLLAYFMQHPGQLLTHNQIYRATWSTEESPNSNVLAAQVRLLRRKIELPGESPLIHTVYGKGYRFGSLAD
- a CDS encoding sensor histidine kinase produces the protein MPSIDGLWKINEGQTQIASAENTLLQHPLTSANRELALSNIQNAWTQINEGFEQGLNTPINNPEEKQLDTQFRQNWDAWKRAHESYLDRERQFYQLGIPNPEQKRLKLLLERQNNSPEMERVNEAIAARSEMLEANRQKQPLFRQATTSLLALLQNNQEFATQIQQGSIRTTQQVQSIAIFVLATMPLLVSVLAWMLSRRISQPIDRQFNTLIKDLELARDTLEEKVKERTQELQESLHRLTQTQSQLVQAEKMSSLGLLVAGVAHEINNPVSFIYSNLTHLQEYTHNLLDMMQLYQKYYPNPSAEIQAEAQEIDLEFVQEDLPKILDSMQLGTDRIQKIVLSLRNFSRLDEAQFKAVDIHEGIDSTLLILQYRIKANSERPQIEIVKEYGQLPLVECYPGQLNQVVMNILANAIDALEESNVERTFEDIQEDSNQIVICTSPINEDWVQIAITDNGSGMSEQVKQEIFNPFFTTKPIGKGTGMGMSISYQIITEKHKGKLECLSTVGQGTKFVIQLPIQQ
- a CDS encoding hybrid sensor histidine kinase/response regulator, whose protein sequence is MNNNTDSKNLLIVDDTPDNIRLLSTMLAEQGYKVRKALNGEMALNSCQADPPDLVILDIKMPDLDGYTVCERLKLNPETAEIPVVFISALDDVIDKVKAFQVGGVDYISKPFQCEEVLARVRSQLTIRELTFKLEQKVEARTAALLGAFESLQHTQLQLVQSEKMATLGQLIAGIAHEINNPLGFITNNLAFAQEGVQSLMDHLQLYKREYPQPTEAIIDHSETIDLEYVLEDLPNILDSIKIGSDRIQQLSVSLRKFSRKNNDQPVESDLHDGLESTLLILKHRLKSNGNRGAIEIRKEYQELPQILCYPEQLNQVFMNLLANSIDALDERCEKNGGHSSEESYSITIATEFISDRSLIQIRVTDNGLGIPEDIQSQIFDYQFTTKPAGKGTGLGLAIAHQIIQRHDGLLECHSIPQQKTTFTICLPIKNHIDS
- a CDS encoding diguanylate cyclase domain-containing protein; this translates as MIAELELMGRNILIVDDLPDNLRLLSKMLTQQGYKVRKALNGEMAIASCTAQPPDLILLDINMPGMNGYQVCDALKSSPMTAQIPIIFLSALDEANHKLQAFKSGGLDYITKPFQVEEVLARVEHQLSLCYQQNKLKEELEQLKEEVNQRQQTQQNLERLVTVDELTQLSNRRHFNDYLKQEWKRLFSLPSYTGGYPQALSLILADVDYFKLYNDTYGHLKGDQCLQKVAQAMKQVVTYSGSLVARYGGEEFAVILPNASSDYALQVAELIRMQVKALKIPHSQSIVSSYVTVSLGVACRFPDSDLSPEDLISSADKALYHAKQQGRNSVFR